One genomic region from Prunus persica cultivar Lovell chromosome G3, Prunus_persica_NCBIv2, whole genome shotgun sequence encodes:
- the LOC18783032 gene encoding uncharacterized protein LOC18783032, which translates to MPLPPSSSTQRSPTKMLERALSSRRNALYADEAAAENDAVAADESKTKKHLPISFFTTRITNYLTRTGPVWPCLLLLALVLLLIFSLIFNSRRFVCVSPYDPVSRSGFFGFDGLESDFGSLGVPWCRSKHGKTVEWTSKDLIKGLEVFVPIYETRPIKNNQFGMGFDHSFGLWFIAQWLKPDLMIESGAFKGHSTWVLRQAMPDTPIITLTPRHPEKYLKKGPAYVDGNCTYFSGKDFLDFGSIDWRKLMKKHGITDLGRVLIFFDDHQNELKRVRQALKAGFRHLVFEDNYDTGTGDHYSLRQICDQPYIRGGGHSCFKDSDEARIRSRRKKFWEKAVDIDELCGPGEAWWGVRGYMLDDFNNSKSNKLISFSEHFQNSRFVESILDVYWEVPPVAGPSLTHQTRYDPARAVTPVVEDGRYGLFQRLGLTRLDPSVFNGYTQMAYLQIYKQ; encoded by the exons ATGCCACTCCCTCCTTCATCTTCAACCCAAAGATCACCAACCAAAATGCTCGAACGAGCCCTCTCCTCCCGCCGGAACGCGCTCTACGCGGACGAAGCCGCGGCCGAAAACGATGCCGTAGCTGCCGACGAGTCCAAAACCAAGAAACACTTGCCCATCTCCTTCTTCACAACCCGAATCACCAACTACTTGACCCGAACCGGACCAGTCTGGCCCTGCCTCCTCCTTCTCGCTCtcgtcctcctcctcatcttcTCCCTCATCTTCAACTCCCGGAGATTCGTCTGCGTCTCGCCTTACGACCCGGTTTCTCGCTCCGGCTTCTTCGGGTTCGATGGCCTCGAATCGGATTTTGGATCCCTTGGCGTGCCCTGGT GCAGATCGAAACATGGAAAAACAGTTGAATGGACATCAAAGGATTTAATCAAGGGCTTGGAAGTGTTTGTACCTATATATGAAACACGACCAATAAAAAACAACCAGTTTGGGATGGGTTTTGACCACAGCTTTGGGCTCTGGTTCATTGCGCAGTGGCTGAAGCCAGATCTGATGATTGAGAGCGGGGCTTTCAAGGGGCATTCCACTTGGGTTTTGCGGCAAGCAATGCCAGACACGCCAATTATAACCCTTACACCACGGCATCCTGAAAAGTATTTAAAGAAGGGGCCTGCATATGTTGATGGGAACTGCACTTACTTTTCTGGAAAAGactttttggattttggaagTATTGATTGGCGAAAACTAATGAAGAAACATGGGATTACTGATCTCGGCCgtgttcttatttttttcgatGACCATCAAAATGAACTCAAAAG AGTTCGGCAGGCTCTGAAAGCTGGTTTTCGACATCTAGTTTTCGAGGATAATTATGATACTGGAACAGGAGACCATTATTCCTTAAGGCAGATATGTGATCAACCCTATATAAGAG GAGGTGGTCACAGCTGCTTTAAAGACAGTGATGAAGCTAGGATTAGGTCAAGAAGGAAGAAGTTCTGGGAGAAAGCAGTGGATATTGACGAACTTTGTGGCCCAGGTGAAGCATGGTGGGGTGTCAGAGGATATATGCTGGATGACTTTAACAACAGTAAAAGTAATAAGCTGATTTCGTTTTCAGAACATTTTCAGAATAGTCGGTTTGTTGAATCAATTCTTGATGTTTACTGGGAGGTGCCACCAGTGGCAGGTCCATCCCTCACCCATCAAACTAGATATGATCCTGCTCGTGCAGTAACTCCCGTTGTTGAAGATGGCCGGTATGGCTTATTCCAACGGCTTGGTTTAACCAGACTCGATCCTTCTGTATTTAATGGATATACTCAGATGGCTTACCTTCAGATATATAAACAGTAA
- the LOC18784356 gene encoding auxin-responsive protein IAA27, with product MSMPLEHDYIGLTETSSMERSSEKISSSSSSALSTTEDEKGSAFNLKETELRLGLPGSRSPDRKSGLGIGVSIFGKDLEDNNHNGYSPNPSKNPVSGAKRGFSDAIDGSSEKWVFGSEVDMGKGAILFSPRGMNNVKSLGVESNGKTQQLCASAQAKQEVASVPQSPKPVLEKKTQVSEHASAPAAKAQVVGWPPIRSFRKNSMASNLAKNNDDAEGKQGSGCLYVKVSMDGAPYLRKVDLKTYNNYTELSMALEKMFSCFTIGQCSSNGIPERDGLSASRLMDLLHGSEFVLTYEDKDDDWMLVGDVPWKMFTETCRRLRIMKGSEAIGLAPRAVEKCKNRN from the exons ATGTCTATGCCACTGGAGCATGATTACATAGGCTTAACAGAGACTTCTTCAATGGAAAGAAGCTCTGAaaagatttcttcttcctcttcctctgccCTCTCCACAACAGAGGATGAGAAGGGCTCTGCTTTCAACCTCAAGGAGACTGAGCTAAGGCTTGGCTTGCCTGGTTCTCGCTCTCCCGACAGAAAATCAGGACTTGGAATTGGGGTCTCTATTTTTGGTAAAGATTTGGAGGATAACAACCATAATGGTTATTCTCCAAACCCTTCAAAGAACCCTGTGTCTGGGGCTAAGAGGGGCTTCTCTGATGCCATTGATGGCTCTTCTGAGAAATGGGTTTTTGGATCTGAGGTTGATATGGGTAAAGGAGCAATCTTGTTCTCTCCTAGAGGTATGAATAATGTTAAGTCTCTTGGTGTTGAGAGTAATGGTAAAACCCAACAGTTATGTGCTTCTGCACAAGCCAAGCAAGAGGTTGCTTCTGTTCCTCAATCACCAAAGCCAGTCCTGGAGAAGAAGACTCAGGTCTCTGAGCATGCTAGTGCTCCTGCTGCCAA GGCACAGGTGGTAGGATGGCCCCCAATTCGATCATTTCGGAAAAACTCCATGGCCTCTAATTTGGCAAAGAACAATGATGATGCTGAGGGCAAACAAGGGTCTGGGTGCCTTTATGTGAAAGTTAGCATGGATGGTGCTCCTTACCTGCGGAAGGTTGACCTTAAAACCTACAACAACTACACTGAACTCTCCATGGCTTTGGAGAAGATGTTTAGCTGCTTCACCATCG GGCAGTGCAGCTCTAATGGAATTCCAGAGCGAGATGGCCTGAGTGCGAGTCGGTTGATGGATCTTCTCCATGGTTCTGAATTTGTTCTGACTTATGAAGACAAGGATGATGATTGGATGCTTGTTGGTGATGTTCCTTGGAA GATGTTCACTGAGACGTGTAGGAGGCTAAGGATCATGAAAGGTTCCGAAGCAATCGGGCTAG CTCCAAGGGCCGTGGAGAAGTGCAAGAACCGCAACTAA
- the LOC18782293 gene encoding uncharacterized protein LOC18782293 — protein sequence MASSLLPNPTHFLKLKPLTLTTNRTITHVSVRCGPRDNRGPLVKGRVLSIEAIQAVQALKRAQRSDPTELPTLASKTLSRLIKADLVAALRELLRQEQCHLALQVFSTFRSEYPPDLSVYAEMALALARNGMAEDMDGLICVLEKESGVQWDSDKGLIRLIRAVVTADRRESTVKIYEMLKRNGWGSSDFKADEYMVRVLSKGLRRLGEVGLADEVDMKFGSPYEGNLEKLTV from the coding sequence ATGGCTTCCTCTCTGCTTCCAAACCCAACCCACTTCCTCAAACTCAAACCCCTCACGCTCACAACCAACCGCACCATAACCCACGTTTCCGTACGGTGTGGACCACGCGACAACCGTGGACCCTTGGTCAAGGGCCGGGTCCTCAGCATCGAGGCCATCCAAGCCGTCCAAGCCCTCAAACGGGCCCAAAGATCCGACCCGACCGAATTGCCCACTCTCGCATCCAAGACCCTCTCGCGCCTAATAAAAGCCGACCTCGTCGCCGCCCTCAGAGAGCTTCTACGGCAGGAACAGTGCCACCTGGCTCTCCAGGTCTTCTCCACCTTCCGATCAGAATACCCACCCGACTTATCTGTTTACGCCGAGATGGCATTGGCGCTCGCGAGAAATGGGATGGCAGAGGATATGGACGGCTTGATTTGTGTCCTGGAGAAAGAAAGTGGGGTCCAGTGGGATAGTGACAAAGGATTGATAAGGTTGATCAGGGCCGTTGTTACTGCGGATAGGAGGGAATCAACGGTCAAGATTTATGAGATGTTGAAGAGGAATGGGTGGGGTTCTAGTGATTTTAAAGCGGACGAGTATATGGTTAGGGTTCTGAGTAAGGGGCTGAGGAGACTTGGGGAGGTTGGATTGGCTGATGAGGTTGATATGAAATTTGGTAGCCCCTATGAGGGTAATTTGGAGAAATTAACTGTATAA
- the LOC18782596 gene encoding peroxisome biogenesis protein 2 produces MSGSSNFRPPAEDAWVHTYQTLLPQWQSLSHSRQSIIPISISRVNQFDAGRLDIEMSAMLKEQLVKVFSLMKPGMLFQYEAELDAFLEFLIWRFSIWVDKPTPGIALMNLRYRNERALEARGKVRTGLEGPGLTVAQKLWYCVATVGGQYIWARLQSFSAFRRWGDSEQRSVARGAWILIQRIEGLYKAASFGNLLLFLYTGRYRNLIERALKARLVYGSPNMNRAVSFEYMNRQLVWNEFSEMLLLLLPLLNSSSMKNLLRPFSKDKSSSSKEDDFTCPICQASPTVPFLALPCQHRYCYYCLRTRCAAVPAFRCSRCNEPIVAMQRHVNEPKQ; encoded by the exons ATGAGTGGTAGCAGTAATTTTAGACCACCAGCAGAAGACGCCTGGGTTCACACTTACCAGACCTTACTTCCTCAATGGCAATCCCTCTCTCACTCCCGCCAG TCAATAATCCCAATTTCCATATCTAGAGTTAACCAATTCGATGCGGGAAGACTGGACATTGAAATGTCAGCCATGTTGAAAGAACAGTTGGTCAAGGTCTTCTCGTTAATGAAG CCAGGAATGTTATTTCAATATGAAGCGGAACTTGATGCTTTCCTCGAGTTTCTTATCTGGCGGTTCTCGATTTGGGTAGATAAGCCTACTCCGGGAATTGCTCTCATGAATCTGAGGTATAGAAATGAACGTGCACTGGAAGCAAGAGGAAAAG TCAGAACGGGTTTGGAAGGACCTGGACTTACAGTTGCACAGAAGCTTTGGTATTGTGTTGCCACTGTTGGTGGTCAATATATCTGGGCTCGTTTGCAATCGTTCTCTGCCTTCCGCAGGTGGGGTGATTCTGAACAG AGGTCAGTGGCACGAGGAGCATGGATTCTGATACAGCGTATAGAAGGACTTTACAAAGCTGCCTCATTTGGGAaccttcttttatttctttacacTGGAAG GTATAGGAATCTAATTGAAAGAGCTTTAAAAGCTAGGCTGGTCTATGGGAGCCCTAATATGAACCGAGCAGTTAGCTTTGAGTACATGAACCGCCAGTTAGTATGGAATGAATTCTCG GAGATGTTATTGttgcttcttcctcttctaaaCTCATCCTCTATGAAAAACCTTCTTCGCCCGTTTTCCAaggataaatcatcaagttcAAAAGAGGATGACTTTACTTGCCCCATTTGCCAGGCCAGTCCAACAGTTCCATTTCTTGCTCTTCCCTGTCAGCACAG ATACTGTTACTACTGCCTTAGGACACGATGTGCTGCAGTCCCGGCTTTCAGATGTTCCAGATGCAATGAGCCCATCGTCGCCATGCAGCGGCATGTTAACGAGCCAAAGCAATGA
- the LOC109947893 gene encoding uncharacterized protein LOC109947893, which produces MTAAMHMLAYGTAIDLNDDYLKIAETTSFEACKKFCHAVNNLYGAEYLRKPTKENLQKLLQKAEEWGFPCRLGSLDCMHWEWKNCPMSHHGAYTGHHGRPTIILEVVASYDTWIWHANFGMPGVYNDLNVLYKSPIFNDVIQGRASRVRYYLNGKQYKQGYYLANGIYPKWSTIVQSFSDPQGQQHQLFSRMQEAYRKDVERAFGILQARFAVVARPARQWYREDIWEVLKTCIILHNVIIEDERNQDDITPAEDTPYHVDEALVPHERGSRNIQLESINQSIINDPTAHYNLRYDIIPHLWEQYGTEL; this is translated from the coding sequence ATGACAGCCGCCATGCATATGCTTGCATATGGTACGGCAATTGACCTCAATGATGATTACTTGAAGATAGCAGAGACCACATCCTTTGAAGCTTGCAAGAAATTCTGTCATGCAGTCAACAACTTATACGGAGCTGAATATCTTCGTAAACCAACGAAGGAGAACCTACAAAAACTGCTCCAAAAAGCTGAGGAATGGGGGTTTCCTTGCAGGCTAGGAAGCCTTGACTGCATGCATTGGGAGTGGAAAAACTGCCCAATGTCACACCATGGGGCATACACGGGCCACCATGGTCGTCCAACCATAATCCTTGAAGTAGTTGCTTCTTACGACACATGGATCTGGCACGCCAACTTCGGAATGCCGGGAGTATATAATGACCTCAATGTACTATACAAGTCACCCATTTTTAATGACGTCATTCAAGGACGTGCTTCGCGAGTCCGATATTATCTGAATGGTAAACAATACAAGCAAGGTTACTATCTTGCAAATGGAATATATCCAAAGTGGAGCACAATCGTCCAATCATTTTCGGATCCTCAAGGACAACAACATCAATTATTCTCTAGGATGCAAGAGGCGTATCGTAAGGATGTGGAGAGAGCTTTTGGAATTCTTCAAGCTCGTTTTGCAGTGGTCGCAAGGCCTGCTCGCCAATGGTACCGAGAAGACATTTGGGAGGTACTGAAGACTTGCATAATTCTTCACAATGTGATTATTGAAGATGAGCGTAACCAAGACGACATAACTCCTGCTGAGGACACACCATATCATGTGGATGAGGCTCTGGTACCGCATGAACGTGGATCACGCAATATACAATTAGAATCTATTAATCAAAGCATAATAAATGATCCAACTGCCCACTACAACCTGCGATATGATATCATTCCACACTTGTGGGAGCAATATGGAACCGAACTTTAA